One stretch of Thalassophryne amazonica chromosome 19, fThaAma1.1, whole genome shotgun sequence DNA includes these proteins:
- the crip1 gene encoding cysteine-rich protein 1, translated as MPKCPKCQKEVYFAEKVTSLGKDWHRPCLKCEKCGKTLSSGGHAEHDGKPYCHNPCYAALYGPGGFGRGGTESHKY; from the exons ATGCCAAAGTGCCCGAAGTGCCAGAAGGAAGTTTACTTCG CTGAGAAGGTGACATCGCTGGGGAAGGACTGGCACAGACCCTGTCTGAAATGTGAGAAGTGCGGCAAAACACTGTCATCAGGCGGACACGCGGAG CATGATGGCAAGCCGTACTGTCACAATCCTTGTTACGCTGCGCTCTATGGACCAGGAG GATTTGGACGCGGTGGAACAGAGAGCCACAAATATTAA